The following proteins are encoded in a genomic region of Rhizobium sp. CCGE531:
- the phnD gene encoding phosphonate ABC transporter substrate-binding protein, translating into MLKKALFAATALVALAAGAAANAADLKEFRVGILGGENEADRLRNYACLSDHLKKEFGFEKVSLFPAADYNGVIQGLLGGTLDFAELGASGYAAVAIKDPKAVTPILTTQQSDGSTGYYSIGLALKSSGIKTIKDAKGKKLGYADPDSTSGYLVPLTQIPKDTGAPNDKFFASTQFNGGHENNLLAAYDGKVDVAVDDSSGIGDFKDGYTSGTFRKEVDKGAVDPNKLVEVWRSPLIPNGPLVVRNALGTEWQAKLADFFLKLPATDAKCFNAVEGGDFKGYVKVKPEFYNAVIEVRKAAIGG; encoded by the coding sequence ATGTTGAAGAAAGCACTCTTTGCCGCTACGGCGCTCGTCGCGCTCGCAGCCGGCGCTGCTGCCAACGCTGCAGACCTCAAGGAATTCCGCGTCGGCATTCTCGGCGGCGAAAACGAAGCCGACCGCCTGCGCAACTATGCCTGCCTTTCCGATCACCTGAAGAAGGAATTCGGCTTCGAAAAGGTATCGCTGTTCCCGGCCGCCGACTATAACGGCGTTATCCAGGGCCTGCTCGGCGGCACGCTCGACTTCGCCGAACTCGGCGCTTCCGGTTATGCAGCCGTCGCCATCAAGGATCCGAAGGCCGTCACCCCGATCCTGACCACGCAGCAATCCGACGGCTCGACCGGCTATTACTCTATCGGCCTGGCGCTCAAGTCCTCCGGCATCAAGACCATCAAGGATGCCAAGGGCAAGAAGCTCGGCTACGCCGATCCGGACTCCACCTCGGGCTATCTCGTTCCGCTGACGCAGATCCCGAAGGACACAGGCGCTCCGAACGACAAGTTCTTCGCCTCGACGCAGTTCAACGGCGGCCATGAAAACAACCTGCTCGCCGCCTATGACGGCAAGGTCGACGTCGCCGTCGACGATTCCTCGGGCATCGGTGATTTCAAGGACGGCTACACCTCCGGCACCTTCCGCAAGGAAGTCGACAAGGGCGCAGTCGATCCGAACAAGCTCGTCGAAGTCTGGCGTTCGCCGCTGATCCCGAACGGCCCGCTCGTCGTTCGCAATGCGCTCGGCACCGAATGGCAGGCCAAGCTGGCCGACTTCTTCCTGAAGCTGCCGGCCACCGACGCCAAGTGCTTCAACGCCGTCGAAGGCGGCGACTTCAAGGGCTACGTCAAGGTCAAGCCGGAATTCTACAACGCCGTCATCGAAGTTCGTAAGGCTGCCATCGGCGGCTGA
- the phnC gene encoding phosphonate ABC transporter ATP-binding protein: MFELRNVSRRFGNKLAVDSVTLDIPQGQMVGVIGRSGAGKSTLLRMINRLADPSSGSIHFSGVEVSKLTGRALRSWQRDCAMIFQQFNLVPRLDVLTNVMLGRLNQRSTVLSLLSVFTREERIEAIAALERLGIEQTALQMAGTLSGGQQQRVAICRALMQQPKMMLADEPIASLDPLNAKIVMDALRDINEREGITVITNLHTLDTARNYCERIVGMAAGRVVFDGKPADLTAAAVKEIYGTDKDGAGIDETMTSTSITIADPAAQAAATESAGPQPLALAGL, translated from the coding sequence ATGTTCGAACTCAGGAATGTCTCGCGCCGGTTTGGCAACAAGCTCGCTGTCGATTCCGTGACTTTGGACATACCGCAGGGACAGATGGTCGGTGTCATCGGCCGTTCCGGCGCGGGCAAATCCACGCTGCTGCGCATGATCAACCGCCTGGCCGACCCGAGCTCCGGCTCCATCCATTTCTCCGGCGTCGAAGTCTCCAAGCTGACCGGCCGCGCGCTGCGCAGCTGGCAACGCGATTGCGCCATGATCTTCCAGCAGTTCAACCTGGTTCCGCGCCTCGACGTGCTCACCAACGTCATGCTCGGCCGCCTGAACCAGCGCTCTACCGTGCTGAGCCTTCTTTCCGTCTTCACCCGCGAGGAGCGCATCGAGGCCATCGCCGCGCTGGAACGCCTCGGCATCGAGCAGACGGCGCTGCAGATGGCCGGCACGCTTTCCGGCGGCCAGCAGCAACGCGTCGCCATCTGCCGCGCGCTGATGCAGCAGCCGAAGATGATGCTGGCCGATGAGCCGATCGCCTCCCTCGACCCGCTGAACGCCAAGATCGTCATGGATGCGCTGCGCGATATCAACGAGCGCGAAGGCATCACCGTCATCACTAACCTGCACACGCTGGATACGGCCCGCAACTATTGCGAACGAATCGTCGGCATGGCAGCCGGCCGCGTCGTCTTCGACGGCAAGCCGGCCGATCTGACGGCCGCCGCCGTCAAGGAAATCTACGGCACCGACAAGGACGGCGCCGGCATCGACGAAACCATGACGTCGACCTCCATCACCATTGCCGATCCGGCCGCGCAAGCCGCGGCGACTGAATCCGCCGGCCCGCAACCGCTGGCACTGGCCGGTCTCTGA
- a CDS encoding pyridoxamine 5'-phosphate oxidase family protein, which translates to MAKQFSSIDDRLRDFIARQHIFFTASATSDSRVNVSPRETLCLRIISPNIAIYLDRTGSGNETSAHMKADGRLTIMFCAVEGPPMILRLYGRGRIIHRPSAEYRELLHDHYADEEPLGARQIVRLDIDLVQTSCGFGVPLFTHEGERSSLDQWARAKGPDGIEEYRREKNAFSMDGLPTGMFDG; encoded by the coding sequence ATGGCGAAGCAGTTTTCCAGCATCGACGACCGGCTGCGCGATTTCATCGCGCGGCAGCACATCTTCTTCACGGCATCCGCAACATCGGATTCCCGTGTCAACGTTTCGCCGCGCGAAACGCTGTGCCTGCGCATCATCTCCCCGAACATCGCCATCTATCTCGACCGCACCGGCAGCGGCAACGAGACCTCGGCCCATATGAAGGCGGACGGCCGGCTGACCATCATGTTCTGCGCCGTCGAGGGACCGCCGATGATCCTGCGCCTCTACGGCCGCGGGCGGATCATCCATCGCCCCTCCGCCGAATACCGGGAATTGCTGCATGATCACTATGCCGACGAAGAGCCGTTGGGCGCGCGGCAGATCGTGCGACTGGACATCGATCTCGTACAAACTTCCTGCGGTTTCGGCGTGCCGCTCTTTACCCATGAAGGCGAAAGGTCGAGCCTTGATCAATGGGCCAGAGCCAAGGGTCCCGACGGCATTGAGGAATACCGGCGTGAGAAGAATGCCTTCAGCATGGACGGCCTGCCGACAGGCATGTTTGACGGCTAA
- a CDS encoding DapH/DapD/GlmU-related protein, with protein MSRKLGETPYISPSASVNNSALGRYTEVSDRCRIDEVEIGDYSYIMQDGAVWCATIGKFVNIAAAVRINATNHPTWRATLHHFTYRAADYWPDADMESDFFTWRRDHRVVIGHDVWIGHGATILPGVKVGNGAVIGAGAVVSKDVAPYAIVGGVPAKLIRERFTPEVGARMDKLAWWDWDHDRLRTALADFRALSAEDFLDRHAA; from the coding sequence ATGAGCCGAAAATTGGGCGAGACGCCCTACATCAGCCCGTCCGCGAGCGTCAACAATTCGGCGCTCGGCCGTTACACCGAGGTCTCCGACCGCTGCCGCATCGACGAGGTCGAGATCGGCGATTATTCCTACATCATGCAGGATGGCGCGGTCTGGTGTGCGACCATCGGCAAGTTCGTCAACATTGCCGCCGCCGTGCGCATCAACGCCACCAATCATCCGACATGGCGCGCCACGCTGCATCACTTTACCTATCGCGCCGCCGACTATTGGCCGGATGCCGATATGGAGAGCGATTTCTTTACCTGGCGGCGCGACCATCGCGTCGTCATCGGCCATGACGTCTGGATCGGCCACGGCGCCACCATCCTGCCGGGCGTCAAGGTCGGCAATGGCGCCGTCATCGGCGCGGGCGCGGTCGTCTCCAAGGATGTCGCTCCCTACGCGATCGTCGGCGGCGTGCCCGCCAAGCTGATCCGCGAGCGTTTCACGCCCGAGGTCGGCGCGCGCATGGACAAGCTTGCCTGGTGGGATTGGGATCACGACCGCCTGCGCACCGCGCTTGCGGATTTCCGCGCCCTCTCGGCGGAGGATTTTCTGGATCGCCACGCCGCTTGA
- the phnL gene encoding phosphonate C-P lyase system protein PhnL has protein sequence MATPLVVSEVFKSFTMHLRDGLRLPVVADVSFSVASGECVVLGGPSGIGKSSLLKMIYGNYAVDSGQILVTHKGRIVDLATADPRTVLDVRRHTMGYVSQFLRTVPRVAAIDVVAEPLLARGVSVSDARDRAAELLAQLNLPEELWQLPPATFSGGEQQRVNIARGFITDHGILLLDEPTASLDARNRAVVVEMIERKKQGGVALLGIFHDEEVREAVGSRILDVSQFSPRKAAA, from the coding sequence ATGGCAACCCCACTCGTCGTTTCCGAAGTCTTCAAAAGCTTCACCATGCATCTGCGCGATGGCCTTCGCCTGCCCGTCGTCGCCGATGTCTCCTTTTCCGTCGCCTCGGGCGAATGCGTCGTGCTCGGCGGCCCGTCCGGCATCGGCAAGAGCTCGCTCCTGAAGATGATCTACGGCAACTATGCCGTCGACAGCGGCCAGATCCTCGTGACGCACAAGGGCAGGATCGTCGATCTCGCCACGGCCGACCCGCGCACCGTGCTCGACGTCCGTCGCCATACGATGGGCTATGTCAGCCAGTTCCTGCGCACCGTGCCGCGCGTCGCCGCCATCGATGTCGTCGCCGAACCGCTGCTGGCGCGCGGCGTATCGGTGAGCGATGCCCGCGACAGGGCGGCCGAACTGCTGGCACAGCTGAACCTGCCAGAAGAGCTCTGGCAATTGCCGCCCGCCACCTTCTCCGGTGGCGAGCAGCAACGCGTCAACATTGCGCGCGGCTTCATCACCGACCACGGCATCCTGCTGCTCGATGAGCCCACGGCCTCGCTCGATGCCCGCAACCGGGCCGTCGTCGTCGAGATGATCGAACGGAAGAAGCAGGGGGGCGTCGCCCTTCTCGGCATCTTCCACGACGAAGAGGTGCGCGAGGCTGTCGGCAGCCGCATTCTCGATGTCTCGCAATTCTCGCCGCGGAAGGCCGCCGCATGA
- the phnK gene encoding phosphonate C-P lyase system protein PhnK — protein sequence MTDTPLLKVKDISKFYGSRIGCRDVSFELWPGEVLAIVGESGSGKTTLLNCISTRLLPTTGSVEYHMRDETYRDLFRMNEAERRFLMRTDWGFVHQNPADGLRMTVSAGANVGERLMAIGNRHYGNIRNTAIDWLGRVEIDADRIDDQPRAFSGGMRQRLQIARNLVTGPRLVFMDEPTGGLDVSVQARLLDLVRGLVNDLGLSAIIVTHDLAVARLLSHRMMVMKDGQVIEHGLTDRVLDDPREPYTQLLVSSILQV from the coding sequence ATGACCGACACACCCCTTCTGAAAGTCAAGGACATCTCGAAGTTCTACGGCAGCCGCATCGGCTGCCGCGACGTGTCCTTCGAACTCTGGCCCGGCGAAGTTCTCGCCATCGTCGGTGAATCCGGCTCCGGCAAGACGACGCTGCTCAACTGCATATCGACGCGACTGCTGCCGACCACAGGCAGCGTCGAATATCACATGCGCGACGAGACCTATCGCGATCTCTTCCGCATGAACGAGGCCGAGCGCCGCTTCCTGATGCGTACCGACTGGGGCTTCGTGCATCAGAACCCGGCCGACGGCCTTCGCATGACGGTTTCGGCCGGCGCCAATGTCGGCGAGCGGCTGATGGCCATCGGCAACCGCCACTACGGCAACATCCGCAACACGGCCATCGACTGGCTGGGGCGGGTCGAAATCGACGCCGACCGCATCGACGACCAGCCCCGCGCCTTTTCCGGCGGCATGCGCCAGCGTCTGCAGATCGCTCGCAATCTGGTGACCGGCCCGCGCCTCGTCTTCATGGACGAGCCGACCGGCGGCCTCGACGTTTCGGTGCAGGCGCGCCTGCTCGATCTCGTGCGCGGCCTCGTCAACGATCTCGGCCTGTCGGCGATCATCGTGACGCACGACCTTGCCGTCGCCCGGCTTCTGTCGCATCGCATGATGGTGATGAAGGACGGACAGGTGATCGAACACGGTCTCACCGACCGCGTGCTCGACGACCCCCGCGAACCCTATACGCAACTGCTGGTCTCTTCGATCCTGCAGGTCTGA
- a CDS encoding alpha-D-ribose 1-methylphosphonate 5-phosphate C-P-lyase PhnJ: protein MTELATYNFAYLDEQTKRMIRRAILKAIAIPGYQVPFASREMPMPYGWGTGGVQLTAAIIGPEDVLKVIDQGADDTTNAVSIRAFFQKVANVAVTTRTDEATIIQTRHRIPEAKLGPNQVLVYQVPIPEPLRYLEPRETETRKMHALEEYGLMHVKLYEDIARNGRIATTYAYPVKVAGRYVMDPSPTPKFDNPKMHLSDALQLFGAGREKRIYAVPPYTEVVSLDFEDHPFEVQRFDKPCALCGAEQVYLDEVILDDKGGRMFVCSDTDFCEDRRAHGHAGTMLASNGLAPNGLAADGLPGSKEAAE, encoded by the coding sequence ATGACCGAACTCGCCACCTACAACTTCGCCTACCTCGACGAACAGACCAAGCGGATGATCCGCCGCGCCATCCTGAAGGCGATCGCCATTCCCGGCTATCAGGTGCCCTTCGCCTCCCGCGAAATGCCGATGCCTTACGGCTGGGGCACCGGCGGCGTGCAGCTGACGGCCGCCATCATCGGTCCGGAAGACGTGCTGAAGGTCATCGACCAGGGTGCTGACGATACGACCAACGCCGTCTCCATCCGCGCCTTCTTCCAGAAGGTCGCCAATGTCGCCGTGACCACCCGCACCGACGAGGCGACGATCATCCAGACGCGCCACCGCATCCCGGAAGCCAAGCTCGGCCCCAACCAGGTGCTGGTCTATCAGGTGCCGATCCCCGAGCCATTGCGCTATCTGGAGCCGCGCGAGACCGAGACGCGCAAGATGCATGCGCTCGAGGAATACGGCCTCATGCATGTGAAGCTCTACGAGGATATCGCCCGCAACGGCCGCATCGCCACCACCTATGCCTATCCGGTCAAGGTTGCCGGCCGCTATGTGATGGACCCGTCGCCGACGCCGAAGTTCGACAACCCGAAAATGCATCTTTCGGATGCGCTGCAGCTTTTCGGCGCCGGCCGTGAAAAGCGCATCTATGCCGTGCCGCCATACACCGAAGTCGTCAGCCTCGATTTCGAAGACCATCCGTTCGAGGTACAGCGCTTCGACAAGCCCTGCGCGCTCTGCGGCGCCGAGCAGGTCTATCTCGACGAGGTGATCCTCGACGACAAGGGCGGCCGCATGTTCGTCTGCTCCGATACCGATTTCTGCGAGGACCGTCGCGCCCACGGCCATGCCGGCACCATGCTGGCGTCAAATGGGCTGGCTCCAAATGGGCTTGCAGCCGATGGACTGCCTGGTAGCAAGGAGGCCGCCGAATGA
- a CDS encoding carbon-phosphorus lyase complex subunit PhnI — MYVAVKGGEAAIANAHRLLADRRRGDRSLPAVGIDQIVAQLALAVDRVMAEASLFDRTLAALAVRQARGDMIEAIFLLRAYRTTLPRFGYSQPLDTAVMKIERRISATYKDLPGGQLLGPTFDYTHRLLDPSLLTDEPVDEPMQRPAEEARVIRVSEILDQEGLIEGDGIMPVDHEIGDLTREPLEFPMTRDLRLQALARGDEGFLLALGYSTQRGYGRTHPFTGEIRIGEVEVEFEVPELGFAVSLGRIQVTECQMVNQFKGSAKVPPQFTRGYGLVFGQSERKAMAMSLVDRALRAEELGEDITAPAQDEEFVISHSDNVQATGFVEHLKLPHYVDFQAELDLVRRMRREFEVARDSGMDPMTEAAE, encoded by the coding sequence ATGTATGTTGCCGTAAAGGGCGGCGAAGCCGCCATCGCCAATGCTCACCGCCTTCTGGCCGACCGTCGCCGCGGCGACCGCTCGCTGCCGGCTGTCGGTATCGACCAGATCGTCGCGCAGCTCGCGCTTGCCGTCGATCGTGTCATGGCCGAAGCCTCGCTTTTTGACCGCACGCTGGCAGCGCTTGCCGTCCGCCAGGCGCGCGGCGATATGATCGAGGCGATCTTCCTGCTCAGAGCCTATCGCACGACGCTGCCGCGCTTCGGCTATTCCCAGCCGCTCGACACCGCCGTCATGAAGATCGAACGCCGCATCTCCGCGACCTACAAGGACCTGCCCGGCGGCCAGCTTCTCGGCCCGACCTTCGACTATACGCACCGCCTGCTCGATCCGAGTCTTCTGACCGATGAGCCGGTGGACGAGCCGATGCAGCGGCCGGCGGAAGAAGCCCGCGTCATCCGCGTTTCCGAAATTCTCGACCAGGAAGGGTTGATCGAAGGCGACGGCATCATGCCAGTCGATCATGAAATCGGCGATCTGACGCGCGAACCGCTAGAGTTCCCGATGACCCGCGATCTTCGCCTGCAGGCGCTCGCCCGCGGCGACGAAGGCTTCCTGCTGGCGCTCGGCTATTCGACGCAGCGTGGCTACGGCCGCACCCATCCCTTCACCGGCGAAATCCGCATCGGCGAAGTGGAAGTGGAATTCGAGGTGCCGGAACTCGGCTTTGCGGTCTCGCTCGGACGCATCCAGGTGACCGAGTGCCAGATGGTCAACCAGTTCAAGGGTTCAGCCAAGGTGCCGCCGCAGTTCACCCGCGGCTACGGTCTCGTCTTCGGCCAGAGCGAACGCAAGGCCATGGCGATGTCGTTGGTCGACCGCGCGCTGCGCGCCGAAGAGCTCGGTGAAGACATCACCGCGCCGGCGCAGGACGAGGAATTCGTCATTTCGCACTCCGACAACGTGCAGGCGACCGGCTTCGTCGAACATCTGAAGCTGCCGCACTATGTCGACTTCCAGGCCGAACTCGACCTGGTGCGGCGCATGCGCCGCGAATTCGAAGTCGCCCGCGATAGCGGCATGGACCCCATGACGGAGGCAGCCGAATGA
- the phnH gene encoding phosphonate C-P lyase system protein PhnH: MSLFSTPTFGNEALTGGFSDPVFDAQSVFKMTMDAMARPGTLQTVTADIAPPAPLGIAAGAIGLTLCDHDTPVWLSTSLARSSLPEWLAFHTGAPVISERLEAHFAFVEAGMALSSFSQFGIGTQEYPDRSTTIVLEIENLEGGKDLALSGPGIKDVTMIAPIGLPDALLRIWNDNRALFPRGVDLVLTAGRQFLCLPRTTKITATEM, from the coding sequence ATGAGCCTTTTCAGCACCCCAACCTTCGGCAACGAGGCCCTGACCGGCGGCTTCAGCGACCCGGTCTTCGACGCACAGAGCGTCTTCAAGATGACGATGGACGCCATGGCGCGTCCAGGCACCCTGCAGACCGTCACGGCCGACATCGCACCGCCTGCACCGCTCGGTATCGCCGCCGGTGCGATTGGTCTCACGCTTTGCGACCATGACACGCCGGTCTGGCTTTCCACCAGCCTTGCAAGATCGAGCCTGCCGGAATGGCTGGCCTTCCACACGGGCGCGCCCGTCATCTCGGAAAGGCTGGAGGCGCATTTCGCCTTCGTCGAAGCCGGCATGGCGCTTTCCTCCTTCAGCCAGTTCGGCATCGGAACCCAGGAATATCCGGATCGTTCGACGACGATCGTGCTGGAGATCGAAAACCTGGAAGGCGGCAAGGACCTGGCGCTTTCCGGCCCGGGCATCAAGGATGTGACCATGATCGCCCCGATCGGACTGCCGGATGCGCTGCTGCGCATCTGGAACGACAATCGCGCGCTTTTCCCGCGCGGCGTCGATCTCGTTCTGACGGCGGGCCGGCAATTCCTCTGCCTGCCGCGCACCACCAAGATCACCGCGACGGAGATGTGA
- the phnG gene encoding phosphonate C-P lyase system protein PhnG produces MNSAQRQEAAAQERRERKRVADLLAQAERDELEAAWEALPSKPAAQPVRGPETGLVMVRGRIGGGGSPFNLGEVTVTRATVRLASGAIGHSHALGTDREKARLSAVFDALWQQSATRDFVEKAILQPVAERIAEYDRKRAEETAATRVDFFTMVRGED; encoded by the coding sequence ATGAATTCAGCACAAAGGCAGGAAGCGGCCGCCCAGGAGCGTCGGGAACGCAAGCGCGTCGCCGATCTTCTGGCGCAGGCAGAGCGCGACGAGCTAGAGGCAGCCTGGGAAGCATTGCCGAGCAAGCCGGCGGCACAGCCGGTGCGCGGACCTGAGACGGGGCTTGTCATGGTGCGCGGCCGCATCGGCGGCGGCGGTTCCCCCTTCAACCTCGGCGAAGTCACGGTGACGCGCGCCACTGTCCGGCTGGCATCCGGCGCCATCGGTCATTCGCATGCCCTCGGTACCGATCGGGAAAAAGCCAGGCTTTCGGCCGTCTTCGACGCCCTGTGGCAGCAATCGGCCACGAGGGACTTCGTCGAGAAGGCAATCCTGCAGCCAGTCGCCGAGCGCATCGCCGAATATGACCGCAAGCGCGCCGAAGAGACGGCCGCGACCCGCGTCGATTTCTTCACCATGGTTCGCGGAGAAGATTGA
- the phnF gene encoding phosphonate metabolism transcriptional regulator PhnF produces MAGQKIQRQTGVALWRQIADRIRVSINHGDFDETGMVPPETALALQFGVNRHTIRSALAALAQEGIVRAVQGRGTLIERKERLSFPISKRTRFSQGIGDQVRETRSVLLATGEEAASTELARQLKIKTGAPLVRLETLGQADHRPVSRATSWFPADRFGDIAEIYRTTGSITKAFRELGVPDYVRVITEITATHADESDLADLQLSPGAIVLITQALNTDLDNVPVQYSISRFAADRVRFTIEN; encoded by the coding sequence ATGGCGGGGCAGAAGATACAGAGGCAGACGGGCGTGGCGCTCTGGCGGCAGATCGCCGACCGGATTCGCGTCTCCATCAATCACGGGGATTTCGACGAGACGGGCATGGTGCCGCCGGAAACGGCGCTGGCGCTGCAGTTCGGCGTCAACCGGCACACCATCCGAAGCGCGCTTGCGGCACTGGCGCAGGAAGGCATCGTCAGGGCCGTGCAGGGACGCGGCACGCTGATCGAGCGCAAGGAACGCCTGAGCTTCCCCATCTCGAAGCGGACGCGGTTCTCGCAAGGGATCGGCGATCAGGTGCGCGAGACCCGCAGCGTCCTGCTTGCCACGGGCGAAGAGGCGGCGAGCACGGAATTGGCTCGGCAGCTCAAGATCAAAACCGGCGCTCCCCTCGTGCGGCTGGAGACGCTCGGTCAGGCGGATCATCGCCCGGTATCGCGCGCCACCAGCTGGTTTCCGGCCGATCGCTTCGGTGACATCGCCGAGATCTATCGGACCACCGGATCGATCACGAAGGCGTTTCGGGAGCTTGGCGTTCCGGATTATGTGCGCGTCATCACCGAAATCACCGCGACGCATGCCGACGAGAGCGATCTCGCCGATCTGCAATTATCTCCAGGCGCCATTGTCCTGATTACGCAGGCGCTGAACACCGATCTCGACAATGTGCCGGTGCAATATTCGATTTCCCGCTTCGCCGCCGACAGGGTACGTTTTACGATCGAGAATTGA
- a CDS encoding type II toxin-antitoxin system RelE/ParE family toxin — translation MKLAWTPEARADRRAIYTYIEAENASAAIALDELFAKRSKQLLAHPMAGRPGRISGTRELVVHRNYLLVYDLTDEMVRIIRILHAAQQWPPNDFQPIS, via the coding sequence GTGAAACTTGCTTGGACTCCCGAGGCAAGGGCTGACCGACGCGCCATCTATACCTATATCGAGGCGGAGAACGCCTCCGCGGCAATCGCTCTGGACGAGCTCTTCGCCAAACGGTCGAAACAGCTCCTTGCCCATCCAATGGCGGGCCGACCCGGCCGCATATCCGGGACACGAGAACTCGTCGTACATAGAAACTATCTGCTGGTTTACGACCTCACAGACGAGATGGTGCGCATAATCCGTATTCTTCATGCAGCACAGCAATGGCCGCCGAACGATTTTCAGCCGATTTCCTAG
- a CDS encoding 2,3-bisphosphoglycerate-dependent phosphoglycerate mutase, which produces MSGTLVLVRHGQSDWNLKNLFTGWKDPDLTALGIEEAKTGGKALAGYGIKYDVAFTSVLTRAQHTLDIILDEISQQGLETIKDQALNERDYGDLSGLNKDDARAKWGEEQVHVWRRSYDVPPPGGESLRDTGARVWPYYLTEILPRVLAGQNVLVAAHGNSLRSLVMVLDRLNKEQILALNLATGVPMVYKLKADSTVASKEVLGDMSGAH; this is translated from the coding sequence ATGAGCGGCACTCTCGTTCTCGTTCGCCACGGGCAGAGCGACTGGAATTTGAAGAATCTCTTTACCGGCTGGAAGGATCCCGATCTGACCGCGCTCGGCATCGAAGAAGCCAAAACGGGCGGCAAGGCACTGGCCGGCTACGGCATCAAGTACGACGTCGCCTTCACCTCGGTGCTGACGCGCGCCCAGCACACGCTTGACATCATCCTCGATGAAATCAGCCAGCAGGGCCTCGAAACCATCAAAGACCAGGCGCTGAACGAGCGCGATTACGGTGATCTCTCCGGCCTCAACAAGGATGACGCCCGCGCCAAGTGGGGCGAAGAGCAGGTTCACGTCTGGCGCCGCTCCTACGATGTTCCGCCGCCCGGCGGCGAGAGCCTGCGCGACACCGGCGCCCGCGTCTGGCCCTATTACCTGACGGAAATCCTGCCACGCGTGCTTGCCGGCCAGAACGTGCTGGTGGCCGCCCACGGCAATTCGCTGCGCTCGCTCGTCATGGTTCTCGACCGGCTGAACAAGGAGCAGATCCTAGCGCTGAACCTCGCGACCGGCGTGCCCATGGTCTACAAGCTCAAGGCCGATTCCACCGTCGCCTCGAAGGAAGTCCTCGGCGACATGTCCGGCGCACATTGA
- the dapB gene encoding 4-hydroxy-tetrahydrodipicolinate reductase: MSDDAMKLVVVGAAGRMGQALIRLIHATDGVALHAAVARPGSPFIGKDAGEIAGLGPIGVSVTDDPLAAFLHAEGVIDFTTPATSVTFAGLAAQARIVHIIGTTGCSDEDETKLTAAARHARIVKSGNMGLGINLLSVLVEQAARALPSNDWDIEVLEMHHRHKVDAPSGTALLLGKAAAKGRGVDLNDNSVHVRDGHTGARPAGTIGFATLRGGGVVGDHSVIFASESERLTLSHNAGDRSLFARGALQAALWARDKKPGFYSMLDVLGLSTR; encoded by the coding sequence ATGAGCGACGATGCGATGAAGCTGGTGGTGGTTGGCGCGGCGGGCCGCATGGGACAGGCTCTCATCCGCCTCATCCACGCGACCGACGGTGTAGCCCTGCATGCAGCTGTCGCCCGTCCCGGCTCCCCCTTCATCGGCAAGGACGCCGGCGAGATCGCCGGGCTGGGGCCGATCGGCGTTTCCGTGACGGACGATCCGCTTGCCGCTTTCCTCCATGCCGAGGGCGTCATCGATTTCACGACGCCGGCAACCAGCGTCACTTTTGCCGGCCTTGCCGCGCAGGCGCGCATCGTCCATATCATCGGCACGACCGGCTGTTCGGACGAGGACGAAACGAAGCTCACGGCGGCTGCACGCCATGCCCGCATCGTCAAATCGGGCAATATGGGCCTCGGCATCAATCTCCTGAGCGTGCTTGTCGAGCAGGCGGCGCGCGCACTCCCCTCGAACGATTGGGATATCGAAGTGCTGGAGATGCATCATCGCCACAAGGTCGATGCGCCCTCGGGCACGGCGCTGCTGCTCGGCAAGGCAGCCGCGAAAGGCCGCGGTGTCGATCTCAACGACAATTCGGTGCACGTGCGCGACGGTCATACGGGTGCGCGTCCCGCCGGTACGATCGGCTTTGCGACGCTGCGCGGCGGCGGCGTGGTCGGCGATCACTCAGTGATCTTCGCCAGCGAGAGCGAACGGCTGACGCTGTCGCACAATGCCGGCGACCGCTCTCTCTTCGCGCGGGGCGCGCTGCAGGCAGCACTCTGGGCGCGCGACAAGAAACCCGGCTTCTATTCCATGCTCGATGTCCTCGGGCTTTCCACACGTTGA